The Aureispira anguillae genome contains a region encoding:
- a CDS encoding T9SS type A sorting domain-containing protein, producing MKLFSLCLAFLFALGTVQFVYAQCQSGETEILLNLVPDNFGSETTWRFTGVGGTPIYASGGPYTNNNNTPINESICVPTGSQVIFTILDSYGDGICCSEGTGSYTVTVNGVTVATGGSFGASESSTFFAPLLTYDIMMGTIKSPFPVLGSNETITLQSSLKNTSSTVITALNMSYQVGTEPVVTESFTGLNIPTAAEYPIVFSTLWTPQNTGAQTLKIWVNDINNGNADLFPSNDTTIKQLNVYQGMTIPNIIDDFLAAPPVYSTIATAANQINKPTDLDFHSILSRKELWVINEDASNTGGSTVTISDAGLPTQSSQWLRDGNAWHFMSLPTGLAFGTNGNWGSSPGIYNANHNGGAPFTGPTLWSSEMSIYAQNAGPGTNGSHLDMLHETPYGMGIAHHKDNAYWVFDGNSSNIVYYDFVEDHGPGQSYHGDAIIRRYTEVTVSKDGDVPSHLILNKSNGWLYIIDTGNDRVLRMNTNTGNVKAALTPIEAVVEYSEMENVVSETVIDTGLVRPCGIDLVGDRLIVGDYANGDIRIYDISANPATYLGKLSTGAAGLTGIKIGPEGNIWFTNRLTNMVQKITATTTTGLSIQTPDEKMIVYPNPASDQVHVQLPNTINSKASIQIVDALGRVVVSTYCNNKRMLTFNTSTWANGMYWLSVEGDVQKITIQK from the coding sequence ATGAAACTTTTTAGTTTATGTTTAGCGTTTCTATTTGCTTTAGGGACAGTACAATTTGTTTATGCCCAATGCCAATCGGGGGAAACAGAGATTTTATTGAATCTTGTTCCAGATAATTTTGGCTCTGAAACAACTTGGAGGTTTACAGGGGTAGGGGGGACACCAATTTATGCTTCAGGAGGACCTTATACCAACAACAATAATACCCCTATTAATGAAAGTATTTGTGTGCCGACAGGGAGTCAGGTGATCTTTACGATATTGGATAGCTATGGCGATGGGATTTGTTGTTCAGAAGGAACGGGGTCTTATACGGTTACTGTTAACGGAGTTACGGTTGCAACAGGAGGTTCTTTTGGAGCCTCTGAATCAAGTACCTTTTTTGCTCCATTGTTGACCTATGATATTATGATGGGAACGATAAAAAGCCCATTTCCTGTGTTAGGATCGAATGAAACAATAACACTACAAAGTAGTCTAAAAAATACAAGTTCTACTGTTATTACCGCTCTAAATATGAGTTATCAAGTTGGAACGGAGCCTGTTGTTACAGAATCGTTTACTGGGCTTAATATTCCCACAGCAGCAGAATATCCTATTGTATTTTCTACGCTATGGACGCCTCAAAATACGGGAGCACAAACATTAAAGATTTGGGTAAATGACATCAACAATGGCAATGCCGATTTATTTCCAAGTAATGATACAACCATCAAACAACTGAATGTATATCAAGGAATGACGATTCCTAATATTATAGATGATTTTTTAGCTGCGCCTCCTGTTTATAGCACGATAGCAACTGCTGCCAATCAAATTAACAAACCGACCGATTTAGATTTTCATTCTATTTTGAGTAGAAAAGAACTTTGGGTAATCAATGAAGATGCCTCAAATACAGGAGGATCTACCGTTACTATTTCAGATGCAGGACTACCAACACAATCTAGCCAATGGCTAAGAGATGGCAATGCTTGGCACTTTATGTCTTTACCAACAGGACTTGCATTTGGAACCAATGGAAACTGGGGCAGCTCACCTGGAATTTATAATGCTAATCACAATGGAGGAGCTCCATTTACAGGCCCTACGCTTTGGTCTAGTGAAATGTCTATTTATGCACAAAATGCGGGACCTGGAACAAATGGGAGTCACTTAGATATGTTGCACGAAACACCATATGGGATGGGGATCGCTCATCATAAGGACAATGCCTATTGGGTATTTGACGGAAACTCTAGCAATATTGTTTATTATGATTTTGTAGAAGATCATGGACCAGGACAATCGTATCATGGAGATGCTATTATTCGTCGTTATACAGAAGTAACGGTTTCAAAAGATGGCGATGTACCAAGTCACCTTATTCTTAATAAATCGAATGGATGGTTGTATATTATAGATACGGGCAATGACCGAGTATTGCGTATGAATACGAATACAGGGAATGTCAAAGCAGCATTGACTCCAATAGAAGCGGTTGTCGAATATTCTGAAATGGAAAATGTAGTATCCGAAACCGTTATTGATACAGGTTTGGTTCGTCCTTGCGGTATAGATTTGGTTGGGGATCGTTTAATTGTTGGAGATTATGCCAATGGAGACATCAGAATCTATGATATTAGTGCTAATCCTGCAACGTATTTGGGGAAACTATCAACGGGTGCTGCTGGCTTGACAGGAATAAAAATTGGTCCAGAAGGAAACATTTGGTTTACAAATCGCCTGACCAATATGGTACAGAAAATCACGGCAACAACAACAACTGGACTATCTATTCAAACGCCAGATGAAAAAATGATTGTTTACCCTAATCCTGCAAGCGATCAAGTTCATGTTCAACTTCCTAATACCATCAATAGCAAAGCATCTATACAGATAGTGGATGCCTTAGGGCGGGTAGTAGTCTCTACTTATTGCAACAATAAAAGAATGCTGACTTTTAATACCTCTACTTGGGCAAATGGAATGTATTGGTTATCGGTGGAAGGGGATGTTCAAAAAATAACCATACAAAAATAA
- the deoD gene encoding purine-nucleoside phosphorylase produces MSLHIGAKKGDIAEKVLLPGDPLRAKWVADTFLEDPFCYNTVRGMNGYTGTYKGKPVSVQGTGMGIPSTSIYVNELISSYGAKQLIRIGTAGSYQADLKVRDVVLAMSASTDSGINKRRFNGMDYAPTANFELFMNAVKVAESKGINVKAGNILSADEFYADNFEAYKHWAKFGVLCVEMETTALYTLAAKFGVQALTILTISDELVTGIESTAQERQETLSEMVQIALEI; encoded by the coding sequence ATGAGTTTACATATCGGAGCCAAGAAAGGAGATATAGCCGAAAAAGTATTATTGCCAGGCGACCCTCTTCGTGCAAAATGGGTAGCAGATACTTTCCTAGAAGATCCATTTTGCTACAATACCGTACGGGGAATGAATGGGTATACAGGAACCTACAAAGGAAAACCTGTTTCTGTTCAAGGAACGGGCATGGGAATCCCCTCTACTTCTATTTATGTCAATGAATTAATCTCTTCTTATGGAGCCAAACAATTAATTCGAATTGGCACAGCAGGTTCCTACCAAGCTGATTTAAAGGTAAGAGATGTTGTTCTAGCGATGTCGGCTTCTACTGATTCTGGCATCAACAAAAGGCGCTTTAATGGAATGGATTATGCTCCTACTGCCAATTTTGAGTTGTTTATGAATGCAGTGAAAGTTGCCGAATCCAAAGGAATTAACGTTAAGGCAGGAAACATTCTTTCCGCAGATGAGTTTTATGCAGATAACTTTGAAGCCTACAAACACTGGGCTAAATTTGGGGTGCTTTGTGTTGAAATGGAAACGACAGCTTTATATACTTTAGCGGCTAAATTTGGAGTTCAAGCACTTACCATTCTTACCATTTCTGATGAATTGGTAACTGGTATTGAATCAACCGCACAGGAACGACAAGAAACACTAAGTGAAATGGTTCAAATCGCATTAGAAATATAA